The following are from one region of the Plasmodium gaboni strain SY75 chromosome 12, whole genome shotgun sequence genome:
- a CDS encoding hypothetical protein (conserved Plasmodium protein, unknown function), with protein MVTDTKSEDSNICKKYIYEEDVENIKNDNSTTNDKINDEENIVDMKKETNENISNLNYNEECPSTIIEKGHDVITNNVLEEKHDQSNTNIIVPIVKECNDSNKDICFTRNETSIHNISENSFQHVKDHISNFNLDEVESSAQDETNEAKSDDSKMKIKIQNLLKLIGLLKAQINQKDQEIYKMEVDFKLRNEENEKKIFKLEEIIEENESNTERTEGDNFMMSKMKSILISQNEEIASLNEELKKKSKEIFYLNEENMTKDEKLVELKKEIESNYMHLREYKNFQNELEVDVNNKIYSAENYVNRTNQRLIENNIDIKEKKLNIEKQKRIIKELYNELNKKEEKISELRSIIESIELNNSRDIIKYKQNNMDLINRLSLNNSLMNSQKIEIENMHMNYKQLEEELKNKDNELKKLHQNLLSKDEENNKMVHDINRLKFDMEVRNIDIDNVKKKIKNVKKEYAINLKKQKERYTNVINEIYKEKDEIIKNHVDELAKLSNHYNEVVLVNENIKNEMNFLNDEILKKSCEIEKLQDRLLDYESKLLIYENNNEIKILKKNEDHLRKLLSKHIHRNEQLLNTTFLLQKSTLENNSLEKKIIELRAKSYRKDQEIKKLQETKSIRKSPSSNCSHNSHEYSIDLSDDMNEDNYNLKYYHNNSIGDHENSVYTSKKSYDKNNTIGSLADSDKRSIKIKNTIPQSHNNEDPVHLALCEYINCFKKNNLSININKLDDNTYLLNDKKVVISFINGDLYVEDDACPIKLQDYLLKTTVR; from the exons atgGTTACCGACACAAAATCCGAGGATAGTAATATATgcaaaaaatatatatatgaagaagatgtagaaaatataaaaaatgataattccacaacaaatgataaaataaatgatgaagaaaatattgtagacatgaaaaaagaaacgAATGAGAATATTTcaaatttaaattataatgaagaaTGTCCTAGTACCATAATAGAAAAAGGACATGATGTAATAACTAATAATGTACTTGAAGAAAAACATGATCAATctaatacaaatattattgttcCTATTGTTAAAGAATGTAATGATTcaaataaagatatatgTTTCACTAGAAATGAAACCAgtattcataatatatcCGAAAATAGTTTTCAACATGTTAAAGATCATATTTCTAATTTCAACTTGGACGAAGTAGAAAGTAGTGCTCAAGACGAAACCAATGAAGCCAAATCTGATGATAgcaaaatgaaaataaaaattcaaaatttattaaaactAATAGGCCTACTCAAGGCTcaaataaatcaaaaagaccaggaaatatataaaatgg AGGTTGATTTTAAATTAAGAAATGAAGAGAATgagaagaaaatatttaagCTAGAAGAAATAATAGAAGAGAACGAGAGCAATACTGAGAGAACCGAAGGGGATAATTTTATGATGAGCAAGATGAAAAGTATATTGATATCACAAAATGAAGAGATAGCTTCATTAAATGAGGAGTTGAAGAAAAAGTCAAAAGagattttttatttaaatgagGAGAATATGACAAAGGATGAGAAATTAGTTGagttaaaaaaagaaattgAATCAAATTATATGCATTTAAGggaatataaaaattttcaaaatGAATTAGAGGTGgatgtaaataataaaatatatagtGCCGAGAATTATGTGAATAGGACAAACCAGAGGTTGATAGAGAATAACATTGATataaaagagaaaaaattGAATATAGAGAAACagaaaagaataataaaagaattatataatgaattaaataagaaagaagaaaaaatatcaGAATTAAGAAGTATAATAGAAAGTAtagaattaaataatagtcgagatataattaaatataaacaaaataatatggatTTAATAAATCGTTTAAGCttaaataattctttaatGAATAGCCAAAAAATCgaaatagaaaatatgCATATGAATTATAAACAGTTAGaagaagaattaaaaaataaagataatgaattaaaaaaattacatcaaaatttattatccaaagatgaagaaaataataaaatggTTCATGATATAAATAGATTAAAATTTGATATGGAAGTAAGAAATATAGATATTGATAATgtcaaaaaaaaaataaaaaatgttaaaaaagaatatgcgattaatttaaaaaagcAAAAAGAAAGATATACTAATGTGATcaatgaaatatataaagaaaaagatgaaattattaaaaacCATGTTGATGAACTAGCTAAACTTTCAAATCATTATAACGAAGTTGTCCTTGTcaatgaaaatataaaaaatgag ATGAACTTTTTGAATGATGAGATTCTTAAAAAGTCGTGTGAAATCGAAAAGCTCCAAGACAGACTATTAGATTACGAATCAAAATTGTTGATATAcgaaaataataatgaaataaaaatcttaaaaaaaaatgaagaccatttaagaaaattattaagTAAACATATTCATAGAAATGAACAACTTTTAAATACTACTTTCTTACTACAAAAGTCTACCttagaaaataattcactagaaaaaaaaatcatagAATTAAGAGCAAAAAGTTATAGAAAAGATcaagaaataaaaaaattacaagAAACAAAATCAATAAGAAAATCACCAAGTAGTAATTGTAGTCATAATAGTCATGAATATTCAATAGATCTAAGTGATGATATGAATGaagataattataatttaaaatattatcataataatagtatAGGTGATCATGAAAATTCAGTATATACTTCGAAAAAATcttatgataaaaataataccATAGGATCTTTAGCAGATAGTGATAAGAGAAGcattaaaataaaaaacacAATCCCTCAGTCAcataataatgaagatCCAGTTCATCTTGCCTTAtgtgaatatataaactgttttaaaaaaaataacctttctattaatattaataaactagatgataatacatatttacTAAATGACAAAAAGGTTGTCATCAGTTTTATAAATGGTGACCTATATGTAGAAGATGACGCATGTCCTATTAAACTTCAAGACtatttattaaaaacaacagttagataa
- a CDS encoding cyclin, translating into MMNALLLPFKGDSKTSKKRKKKKVDIKSKKGYKLYLLLLMNRKRKYEYYNVYVYDIISLDKKKKNNNNKIQERYLLSLEKMKENILKNKRKIKEYKIKKKYIPTNNIVRKYINKYPYYYIIKKYYKNYDYEVLLTLFNIQHALYIFLSHILKYYNMYHINEKKQVDENEKKKKKKNEQEKIILSSSSKVYKNHKSFLGVQKKLYNNYFYDNNLMIPYYEDIKFRNNICSVNPNNNIIIIIIKLNKLFDDINVIKYKCLFFNDDKKSYYEILNHMETSKNKKKNNNNKNKNNNKKNKYFYFYLYLYTSNYIKDVPFYIYDKIKKRDPNMILNNFLYLSLYARKYFPHKNTYFSKEKKNNKKKNNIITNYISINNEHNCDDDFKFYKNIYDNNNNLLYKSKTFKMKYCNYINSVDSQKKFKMVQKKLISKGCDNKMIKMKRKDITSFFDKVYFYVYNKDTYININNNIYYILQFLCKDYIFFYGIVRALSSCNYKYYIHIYKKENISNIFLFNKDNDMFNMYDIYNLNYIFEVYKNIYPFINLSNKCISCFLDEQKIIFPLYNIKLFLSPEIINKKVYISSSLYDILHTNLIRAKNIFSLVHKNKDENKKRKKNEQNLVRKYNKYEATRGCNKMCENNMCDNNMCENNMCENNMCENNMXXXXXXXXXXXXXXXXXXXXXXXXXXXXXXXXXXXXXXXXXXXXXXXXXXXXXXXXXXXXXRQKIKLCLLRTFSNLKTTRETCVLHFTNLIFDLYISRFNSKEEIIESIIDDIVTEEKQFSDVMIQLLKEYYPKIYNDFIYKEQLKNKYKILYQELKDSCDLIYHFIAIICLFISQKYYNYRLISIDLIARTYCKSHLEGLKKVYSYDNVLIKDASPDYYSATQYLDKTFSSYSVNKNFALEVEICILKKLNYDLSIPTPYSLLDSLLKANENLNFLKTRNDYNSTEGEILLRIASIDNTFLKYKSSTLAMAIYEILNFNICKDKMQKELFVFSQNKNYYDLNTNMDYTPQNEIIKNKKQYISHNQNGXXXXXXXXXXXXXXXXXXXXXXXXXXXXXXXXXXXXXXXXXXXXXXXXXXXXXXXXXXXXXXXXXXXXXXXXXXXXXXXXXXXXXXXXXXXXXXXXXXXXXNMNTKKNTLKIEKNINENNKTSYRNNKKINTNKEEFSHKQEKNIKIIKQVDTNKIIQKNLDNTFKKNNNKLNKKQEQNEKVFYETKKKIFKRFKKYMKKLIKTKYDDIPIKYCTSYILQGKQLKIYIKKKDHQDIHMKSNNINNNINNNHNNNNNTCCINKMATQNKTKNNYIIGTRTKSTDEHLIYYYNYISKLRNRLIKGLKYFLLRVNKIKKKKVCLHIMNLNYLINKQKKTKKKNIKKKKTLVKNMSFYKQLIKEIKILFLWIYKLTNIEIRPLIHFKDLKHITVIKKYEKNYSHYIMNKFNKSHNAKNYLYNIKGKKNKNNNNNNNNNHENTTVGNQSNEQEKTIKHIKEKKNVKKNVKKNVKKNVKKNLKKNSKKCSDVITLNTSKEKEHFNKEMRNIKKKGRTKMNEEYIEEVIKCISWDDKTFYPFVRHNTLINTYQKSCEKKEGEKSHSVYEYKDNKKDLMQGEDEKNGGHKNKAIFFEQHKSRSKNKNIDNTPDTDEIVNKKINNINNMEKMKGEENKSTYESIDGYTSQYENLYTTNINPNKYKNQCNYQCNYQCNYQCNYQCNNDNYSIRKKEYESSLEKMKNTFDDDTLQNNTPIISAADLQQNIDKIKNTDWITINDPQVDECAKELMECFLKWKNKNYISKNWTFNEYPNCKDYYFSLVFGDLKSSETLKGIIEMIHMKYNHLLNIYKEINTQNYML; encoded by the exons atgATGAATGCTCTCTTGTTACCTTTTAAAGGAGATAGTAAAACTAgtaaaaaaagaaaaaaaaaaaaagttgATATTAAAAGTAAAAAGGGATATAAATTGTATTTATTACTCTTAATGAATAGGAAAAGgaaatatgaatattataatgtatatgtgtatgatataattagtttagataagaaaaaaaaaaataataataataaaatacaagaaagatatttattatcattagagaaaatgaaagaaaatatcttaaaaaataaaagaaaaataaaagaatataaaataaaaaaaaaatatattccaacaaataatattgtaaggaaatatattaataaatatccatattattatataataaaaaaatattacaagAATTATGATTATGAAGTCTTATTAACATTGTTCAATATTCAACATGcattatacatatttttatcacatatattaaaatattataatatgtatcACATTAATGAGAAGAAACAAGTTGATGaaaacgaaaaaaaaaaaaaaaaaaaaaatgaacaagaaaaaataattttatcatCTAGTAGCAAGgtttataaaaatcatAAATCATTTCTAGGGgtacaaaaaaaattatataataattatttttatgataataatttgatGATACCATATtatgaagatataaaatttagaaataatatatgttctGTGAATcctaataataatattattattataataataaaattaaataaattgtttgatgatataaatgttattaaatataagtgtcttttttttaatgatGACAAAAAGTCTTATTATGAGATCCTAAACCATATGGAGACGAgcaaaaataaaaaaaaaaataataataataaaaataaaaataataataaaaaaaataaatatttctatttctatttatatttatatacatctaattatattaaagaTGTGCcgttttatatatatgataaaataaaaaaaagagatCCGAATATGATCcttaataattttttgtatttgtCTCTATATGCAAGGAAATATTTTCCtcataaaaatacatatttcagtaaggaaaaaaaaaataataaaaaaaaaaataatataataacaaattatattaGCATAAATAATGAACACAACTGTGATGATgattttaaattttataaaaacatttatgataataataataatttgttatataaaagtaaaacgtttaaaatgaaatattgtaattatataaatagtGTAGACTCACAGAAAAAGTTCAAGATGGTGCAAAAAAAACTCATATCAAAAGGatgtgataataaaatgataaaaatgaagagAAAAGATATAACCTCTTTCTTTGATaaagtatatttttatgtatataataaagatacatatataaatattaataataatatttattatatacttcaatttttatgtaaagattatatatttttttatggAATAGTAAGAGCTCTATCTTCTtgtaattataaatattatattcatatttataaaaaggaaaatatctcaaacatatttttattcaaCAAAGATAATGATATGTTCAATATgtatgatatatataatttgaattatatttttgaagtttataaaaatatctaTCCTTTTATCAATCTGTCTAATAAATGTATCAGTTGTTTTTTGGATGAACAAAAGATAATCTTTcctttatataatattaagtTATTCTTATCACCagaaattattaataaaaaagtttatatatcatcgagtttatatgatatattacATACAAATTTGATACGTGctaaaaatattttttctttagTTCACAAGAATAAGGAtgagaataaaaaaagaaaaaaaaatgagcAAAATTTAGTAaggaaatataataaatatgagGCAACAAGGGGGTGTAATAAAATGTgtgaaaataatatgtgtgataataatatgtgtgaaaataatatgtgtgaaaataatatgtgtgaaaataatatgtNNNNNNNNNNNNNNNNNNNNNNNNNNNNNNNNNNNNNNNNNNNNNNNNNNNNNNNNNNNNNNNNNNNNNNNNNNNNNNNNNNNNNNNNNNNNNNNNNNNNNNNNNNNNNNNNNNNNNNNNNNNNNNNNNNNNNNNNNNNNNNNNNNNNNNNNNNNNNNNNNNNNNNNNNNNNNNNNNNNNTAAGACAAAAGATAaaattatgtttattaAGAACGTTTTCTAATTTAAAGACAACAAGAGAAACCTGTGTATTACATTTTActaatttaatttttgatttatatataagtcGATTTAATTcaaaagaagaaataattGAAAGTATAATTGATGATATAGTAACTGAAGAAAAACAATTTTCTGATGTTATGATAcaattattaaaagaatattatcCAAAGATTTATAatgattttatatataaagaacaattaaaaaataaatataaaattttatatcaagaattaaaagattcatgtgatttaatatatcattttatagccattatttgtttattcatatctcaaaaatattataattatagaTTAATATCTATAGATTTAATAGCTAGAACATATTGTAAAAGTCATTTAGAAGgattaaaaaaagtatattcatatgataATGTATTAATTAAAGATGCTTCTCCAGATTATTATTCAGCTACACAATATTTAGATAAAacattttcatcatatagtgtaaataaaaatttcGCTTTAGAAGTTGAAATATGtattcttaaaaaattaaattatgaTTTGTCAATCCCAACACCATATAGCTTATTAGATAGCTTACTAAAAGCAAATGAAAatcttaattttttaaaaacacGTAATGATTATAATTCAACAGAAGgagaaatattattaagaATAGCAAGTATAGATAATACAttcttaaaatataaatcttCAACATTAGCAATGGCTATATATGAAATACTCAACTTTAATATATGCAAGGATAAAATGCAAAAAGAactttttgttttttcacaaaataaaaattattatgatcTAAATACTAATATGGATTATACTCCtcaaaatgaaataataaaaaataaaaaacaatatatttctCACAATCAAAATGGAANNNNNNNNNNNNNNNNNNNNNNNNNNNNNNNNNNNNNNNNNNNNNNNNNNNNNNNNNNNNNNNNNNNNNNNNNNNNNNNNNNNNNNNNNNNNNNNNNNNNNNNNNNNNNNNNNNNNNNNNNNNNNNNNNNNNNNNNNNNNNNNNNNNNNNNNNNNNNNNNNNNNNNNNNNNNNNNNNNNNNNNNNNNNNNNNNNNNNNNNNNNNNNNNNNNNNNNNNNNNNNNNNNNNNNNNNNNNNNNNNNNNNNNNNNNNNNNNNNNNNNNNNNNNNNNNNNNNNNNNNNNNNNNNNNNNNNNNNNNNATAATATgaacacaaaaaaaaacacactaaaaatagaaaagaacataaatgagaataataaaactaGTTATcgtaataataaaaagataaatacaaataaagaagaattTTCACAcaaacaagaaaaaaacataaaaattataaaacaaGTGGAcacaaataaaattattcaaaaGAATTTAGATAACAcattcaaaaaaaataataataaattaaataagaaacaagaacaaaatgaaaaagtattttatgaaaccaaaaagaaaatttttaaacgtttcaaaaaatatatgaagaaaTTAATCAAAACGAAATATGACGATATACcaataaaatattgtacatcttatatattacaagGAAAACAATTAAAgatatacataaaaaaaaaagatcATCAAGATATTCATATGAAgagtaataatataaataataatataaataataatcacaataataataataataccTGTTGTATCAATAAAATGGCTAcacaaaataaaacaaaaaataattatataatagGTACAAGAACCAAATCCACAGATGAACatcttatatattattataattatatcaGTAAATTACGAAATAGACTAATTAAAGGATTGAAATATTTCCTATTACGAgttaataaaataaagaaaaaaaaagtgtgtttacatattatgaacttgaattatttaatcaataaacaaaaaaaaacaaaaaaaaaaaatatcaagaaaaaaaaaacactAGTCAAAAATATGTCTTTCTATAAACAACttattaaagaaataaaaattttatttctttggatatataaattaacTAATATTGAAATCAGACCACTCATACATTTTAAGGATTTAAAACATATCACagttataaaaaaatatgaaaaaaattattcacACTATATTATGAACAAGTTTAATAAATCACATAATgcaaaaaattatttatataatataaaaggtaaaaaaaataaaaataataataataataataataataatcatgAGAACACAACTGTTGGGAATCAATCGAATGaacaagaaaaaacaataaaacatatcaaagaaaaaaaaaatgttaaaaaaaatgtgaaaaaaaatgtgaaaaaaaatgtgaaaaaaaatttgaaaaaaaattccAAAAAATGTTCAGATGTTATTACTTTAAATACatcaaaagaaaaagaacattttaataaggaaatgagaaatataaaaaaaaaaggaagaaccaaaatgaatgaagaatatataGAAGAAGTAATTAAATGTATTTCATGGGATGATAAAACATTCTATCCTTTTGTGAGACACAACACTTTAATTAATACATATCAAAAGAGttgtgaaaaaaaagaaggaGAAAAAAGTCATTCGgtatatgaatataaag ATAATAAGAAAGACTTAATGCAGGGGGAAGATGAAAAGAATGGGGgtcataaaaataaagcaattttttttgaacaACATAAGAGTAGAAGcaagaataaaaatatagataatacACCTGATACAGATGAGAtagtaaataaaaaaataaataatataaataatatggaaaaGATGAAAGgagaagaaaataaaagtaCATATGAAAGTATAGATGGATATACATCAcaatatgaaaatttatatacaaCTAATATAAATCctaataaatataagaaCCAATGTAACTATCAATGTAACTATCAATGTAATTATCAATGTAATTATCAATgtaataatgataattattctataaggaaaaaagaatatgaaTCATCCttagaaaaaatgaaaaacaCTTTTGATGATGATACTCTTCAGAATAATACTCCTATTATTTCAGCAGCTGATTTACAAcaaaatatagataaaataaaaaatacagATTGGATTACTATAAATGACCCACAAGTAGATGAATGTGCTAAGGAATTAATGGAATGTTTTTTAAAGtggaaaaataaaaattatatttctaaAAATTGGACTTTTAATGAGTATCCTAATTGTAaagattattatttctCATTAGTATTTGGAGATTTAAAATCATCAGAAACACTTAAAGGAATAATAGAAATGATAcatatgaaatataatcatctgttaaatatatataaagagATTAATAcacaaaattatatgttgtaa
- a CDS encoding putative cyclin related protein has product MNPLYTKSKFKTTEFANNENKGVKFINKYKTNVNNTYSKNIANAQSTQLTHKNGIMKNSNIKNKGNINNSFKYPLKSTLKNNFKSNLKGDMKNISNVQSNIQSNIQSNIQSNVQPNIQPNIQTNIHSNKIAPFHLNKSNYNGYNNEEKQNDFMNTRKHIIVDNMRNPPVISSSNRLISEMKKDQLITSKNNEDQNVNDENLTNKYENNNNNNNINIVSSSNSIHHNNSSNIKMINIYNKFQGNNKNKCPNKSYNMCKTFRSNECDKDHIMSSENLVYTYSSPIKRKYDVIDNSRNMDDKDMNEMVAGNKKFVGKNYYLDKNMNDEEYNNYDKFGDMNMSYNIIKDTTHREKDNDDCNDNWNDYNKINNNIHNLKVNNNKDVDILFHNQNINKKEINNNIQPFNKRDDEDIILNRSYPRISMSVKNDTFNSNSLGRNYTNFERLKYNNNNNNNINNNNINNNNNINNNNNMNISYSSVRFSHVKEDPALSLAVPTDTYYDINDIVNNNMSIKKKMMMSTNPYLEKGAVLNGNMSTYKNEKIMKSYKPTLPLNNEINNNINNINNINNIKNINNINNINNIKNINNNNNNINISSSSSNKVLYSHHSSMVRSHRSNVPHYISDTNSDKFLMNRRDNINNRDVLNIYSADGLNEENNNNNNNNNRRSSIFNVNTNMNRNNLKKKDISNVSMLSNMSKKKFSCLIKNDVESEKGIGRASVVLMDSEKKGGCGINNMMINSNGMNFKNSSNQINFYSTNNENNNNDDNNNYDDNDNNDDNNNYDDNNNYDDNNNYYDDDNNMIKDINLNKNMYNIDKNLLYSDNYYDESYINKYGECDYQKRQIMEESGTYFFNNTYNNDMNNMTHKNGHLNKSVLRSKRYNLDNYKNNDNEYLYFQNMIHNITKYNNEENDINNLYKNVMNLNNYCLNFTSENECINEILNLSNEVNTNIQDIQQILYDKKKVVQDKRHMVNKEYELTCQKLKECESIFCDSNDEHGEKKLTVFYEIDEKKNLLKNTYEIK; this is encoded by the coding sequence ATGAATCCACTATATACAAAATCTAAATTTAAAACGACCGAATTTGctaataatgaaaataagGGGGTGAAATTcataaacaaatataaaactaATGTGAATAATACTTATAGCAAAAATATTGCGAATGCACAGAGCACGCAGTTGACACATAAAAATGgaataatgaaaaattcgaatataaaaaataaaggaaatattaataattcatttaaataCCCTCTAAAAAGtactttaaaaaataattttaaaagtAATTTAAAAGGGgatatgaaaaatatatcaaatgTTCAATCGAATATTCAATCGAATATTCAATCAAATATTCAATCAAATGTTCAACCAAATATTCAACCAAATATTCAAACAAATATTcattcaaataaaatagCCCCATTTCATCTGAACAAATCCAATTATAATGGATAcaataatgaagaaaaacaaaatgacTTTATGAATACAAGGAAACATATTATAGTTGATAATATGAGAAATCCACCTGTCATTTCATCTTCTAATAGGTTAATATCTGAAATGAAAAAGGATCAATTAATTACgagtaaaaataatgagGACCAAAATGTGAACGATGAGAATCTTACGAACAAgtatgaaaataataataataataataatatcaatattgttagtagtagtaatagtatccatcataataatagtagtaatattaaaatgatcaatatttataacaaATTCCAAGgcaataataaaaataagtgtcctaataaatcatataatatgtgTAAAACTTTTCGTAGTAACGAATGTGATAAAGATCATATAATGAGCTCAGAAAATCTTGTCTACACGTATTCCTCTCctattaaaagaaaatatgatGTCATAGATAATTCTAGAAATATGGATGACAAGGACATGAATGAAATGGTTGCAGGTAACAAGAAGTTTGTAGGTAAAAATTATTACTTggataaaaatatgaatgacgaggaatataataattatgataaattTGGAGATATGAATATGtcttataatattataaaagaCACAACACATAGGGAGAAAGATAATGACGATTGTAATGACAATTGgaatgattataataagataaataataatatacataacTTGAAggttaataataataaagatgtagatatattatttcataatcagaatattaataaaaaagaaataaataataatattcaaccatttaataaaagggatgatgaagatattattttaaatagATCTTACCCAAGAATAAGTATGAGTGTAAAGAATGACACGTTTAATTCAAATTCTCTTGGTAGGAATTATACAAATTTTGAGCGcttaaaatataataataacaacaataataatatcaataataataatattaacaataataataatattaacaataataataatatgaatattagTTACAGTAGTGTTCGTTTTAGTCATGTTAAAGAAGACCCTGCTCTTTCTCTTGCTGTTCCAACTGATACATACtatgatataaatgatatagttaataataatatgagtatcaaaaaaaaaatgatgatgagCACCAATCCTTACCTTGAGAAGGGAGCAGTATTGAATGGTAATATGAGcacatataaaaatgagAAAATTATGAAATCGTATAAGCCAACCCTCCCCCTAAACAAcgaaattaataataatattaacaatattaacaatattaacaatattaaaaatattaacaatattaacaatattaacaatattaaaaatattaacaataataataataatattaatattagtagtagtagtagtaaTAAAGTTTTATATAGTCATCATAGCTCTATGGTAAGAAGTCATCGTAGCAATGTGCCACATTATATAAGCGATACAAACAGTGATAAATTTTTGATGAACAGAAgagataatattaataatagagatgttttaaatatatatagtgCTGACGGtttaaatgaagaaaataataataataataataataataataggAGGTCAAGTATATTTAATGtaaatacaaatatgaataggaacaatttaaaaaaaaaagatatatcCAATGTGTCTATGTTGTCTAATATGTCTAAGAAAAAGTTTAGCtgtttaataaaaaatgatgtGGAAAGCGAAAAAGGAATAGGTCGTGCAAGTGTTGTCTTGATGGATtcagaaaaaaaaggagGATGTggaataaataatatgatgataaatTCTAATGGTATGAATTTTAAGAACTCCTCAAATCAGATCAATTTTTATAGTACAAATAAtgagaataataataatgatgataataataattatgatgataatgataataatgatgataataataattatgatgataataataattatgatgataataataattattatgatgatgataataatatgataaaggacataaatttaaataaaaatatgtataatatagataagaatttattatatagtgataattattatgatgaatcatatattaataaatatggaGAATGTGATTATCAAAAAAGGCAGATAATGGAAGAGAGTGGtacttatttttttaataacacttataataatgatatgaataatatgacacataaaaatggacatttaaataaatcCGTATTAAGAAGTAAGAGATATAATTtagataattataaaaataatgacaatgaatatttatattttcagAATATGattcataatattacaaaatataataatgaagaaaatgatataaataatttatataaaaatgttatgAACCTTAATAATTATTGTTTAAATTTTACTAGCGAAAATGAATgtataaatgaaatattaaacTTATCGAATGAGGTGAATACTAATATACAGGATATTCAACAAATTCTTTatgacaaaaaaaaagtcGTTCAAGATAAACGACATATGGttaataaagaatatgaaCTTACATGtcaaaaattaaaagagTGTGAATCCATTTTTTGTGATTCCAATGATGAACAtggagaaaaaaaattgacagtattttatgaaattgatgaaaagaaaaatttattGAAAAATACATATGAGATAAAAA